In Pseudomonas flavescens, the sequence CGTGCGATCAACCGTCGCGTGGAAGCGGAAGTCGAAGCACGGCCATAAGCCAGCCTCGACATTCGCGAGAATCCTGACCGGCTTCATGCCGGTCAGGAGCACGATGCCACGCAACGGGCATCGTTTTCGTTCGACCCTCTGGTTTCCTTACCCGCAAACACAGTAATGTGCCGCAAAATCATAAGCGGTCGGGGCGGGCAATGAAGACTATCGCGGGGCTGGGCAAACTCTTGGCGACACTGTTCTGGTGCGTCGTGCTTGCCAATCTGATCGACCCATACGCTCAACCTTTCGCTCAGTTGCTGACGCTCGCTGGCGCTGCCGTGCTGGCACTGCATGTCATCGAACTGGCGTTGTTCAATGGTCTGCTTCGCGGTCAGCCGCGCGTCGCGGTGGCGCGGGCTCAGGTGCTGGCTTTCGGCATCTTCCATCTGTGGACGCTTCCGGCTTTTGCCAGCACGGCTCTGCAGGTGAGCCCCGAGGAAACCGCCCATGCGTAAGCTGATTCTGCTGGCGGCACTGTGTTGCCCGTTGCTGGCACTGGGCGAGGCCGTCATCGAGGTCGACTCCCACAACTTCATGCGCCTGCCCGCGCAGGGCAGCGTGCTGCAATTGCAGCGCCTGACGATCGCAGACAACGGTACCTTGCTGGTGCCGGTCGGGGTCAGCGAGTTGCGTATCGACGAGCTATATCTAGGTCATAACGCGCAGATCGCCATCGCGCCGTCCAACGAAAGTCTGCATCTGGATATCGGCTCCGGCGAGATCGCCTCGGGCGCGCAGATCAGTGCGCCGGGTGCTCCGGGTACTGCCCAGCGTGCAGCAGTACCGGGGCGTACGCTGGTCATCCGCCTGCAGGCGGTGAACACCGATCAGTGGCTGCTCGATGCCCGTGGCGGTCGTGGCGCCCCCGGTTATGCCGGGCTGGATGGCGCCGATGGCAAGGCCGGTGGTTGTGCCTGGGGACAGGCCAGTGAAGGCCACGATGGCCAGAACGGCACCGATGGGCATCCCGGTGCGCCGGGTGGGCAGGTGCGTCTGGAGGTCCCGGCGGACTTCCCTGTCGAGCGTTTGCAGGCCCGGCTGGAAGGTGGCGCCGGTGGCCCTGCCGGTAGTGCGGGCATTGCCGGTACGGGTGGTGCGAGCAAGGGCTGCTGGATCTACAGCACCAGCGGTGCTCGCGATGGGCGGCCCGGCATGGCCGGCCAACCCGGTGCAGCCGGGCAGGACGGGCGCCTTGACGTGGTGCGTTTCTGATCAGCGCTTAAAGACTGGGGCGGGCTGCCGCGATCGCGACCACGACCAGCCCCAATGACAGGTTGATCGCGACCAGTCGGCGGATACGCCCCAGTACGACGCCACCTGCCGGCCAGTCCTGGGCTTGCACCGCGCGGCGCAATGCCGGCAGTTGCAAGGCCTGGATACGCAGGAACAGCGCCAGCATCGCCAGATAAAGGCCCATCATCACGTTCACGTAGCGGGGGGCGCCATCGAAGCCGCTGAAGCCCATGTGCAGCATGCCGACTCCGCTGATCGGCAACAGCAGCACCGCGACCCACACCCAGACGAAGAAGCGCCGGAACACGTCCAGCCATAGCGTCAGCCGCTCGGCGGGCTGCAGCGTGGCGCCTGTCGCGGGGCGCAGCACCATCCAGGCGAAGAACATGCCGCCGACCCAGACCAGCGCAGCGAGCAGGTGCAGGGTGTAGATCAAGGAATAAGGTTGCATTCATGTACTCCGGTTACAGCCCGGATCAGGCAGCATTGGCCGATGCGATCGCAGCCATGCCTGGCCGACGTTGCCGAAGTCCATTTCCTCGCCGTCGCTCGGGACGGCTCGATCGCCAGCAGCAATGCGCTGATCGGGTTTCAGAAAGTCTTGCCGCGCGCTGCTCTTCATCCGGTTTTGGCAAGCGAGTCAGCGCGCAGGCGATTGGCGCGCTATGATAGCGGCCGTTTGCAAACACTGAAAATATATCCAGCCTTTTTAGCCTAAGTTCTTCATGCTCAGTACCGAACTCAAGTCCCAGATCCAGGGCGCCTATTCCCGTTTTCTCGAGTCCAAGGGGCTCAAGCCGCGCTATGGGCAGCGTCTGATGATCGCTGAAATAGCCAAGGTACTCGGGACCATCAAGACCGACGACGAGGAGCGTCGCCTGGGCGAGCCTGCCGTGGTCGCGGTGGAGGCTGGCACCGGTACCGGCAAGACCGTGGCCTACAGCATGGCGGCCATCCCTATTGCCAAGGCGGCCGGCAAGCGGCTGGTGATCGCCACGGCCACCGTGGCCCTGCAAGAGCAGATCGTGCACAAGGATCTTCCGGATCTGATGCGTAACAGCGGCCTCAGTTTCAGCTTCGCGCTGGCCAAGGGCCGTGGGCGCTATCTGTGCCTGTCGAAACTCGACGTATTGCTGCAGGAAGGCCAGGCGCAGAGCTCCACCGCGCAGTTGTTCGAGGAAGAAGGCTTTCGTATCGACGTGGACGAGGCAGGGCAGAAGCTCTTCACCTCCATGATCGAGAAGCTCGCTGGCAATAAGTGGGATGGTGACCGTGACAGCTGGCCCGAGGAGCTGGAAGACAGCCGTTGGGCGCAACTGACCACCGATCACAGCCAGTGCACCAGCCGGCACTGCCCCAACTTCGGACAATGCGCCTTCTACAAGGCCCGCGAAGGCATGGGCAAGGTCGATGTGATCGTCACCAACCACGACATGGTGCTGGCGGATCTCGCCCTCGGCGGCGGGGCGGTGCTGCCCGATCCGCGTGACACTCTGTATGTGTTCGACGAAGGCCATCACCTGCCGGACAAGGCCATCGGCCATTTCGCGCACTTCACCCGGCTGCGCTCCACCGCCGACTGGCTCGAGCAAATCGCCAAGAACCTCGCCAAGCTGCTGGCTCAGCATCCCCTGCCGGGTGACCTCGGTCGGCTGATCGAGCAGGTCCCGGAGCTGGCTCGCGAGCTCAAGACCCATCAGCAGTTCATGTTCAGCGCCTGTGAGCAGCTCGCTGATTTCAAGCCGGGCGAAGACATGGAGGGGCGTGAGCGGCCGCGCCATCGCTTCATCGGCGGCGTGGTGCCCGAACACCTGATCGAGCTGGGCCTGGAACTCAAGAAGGGTTTTTCCAAACTCACCGATCTGTTCACTGGCGTCACCGAAAAACTCAAGGAAGCCATGGATGGTGAGACCGGCAACGGCATCGCCAGCCACCAGGCCGAAGAGTGGTACCCGCTGTTCGGCAGTCTGCTGGCGCGGGCCAAGGGCACCTGGGAGCTGTGGCTGGCGTTCACCAGTGAAGACCCGGAAGACAGCCCACCGATGGCGCGCTGGCTGACCCTGGCCGAAAGTGGTGCGTTGTTCGATATCGAGGTCAATGCCAGCCCGATCCTGGCCGCCGAGACCCTGCGGCGCAACCTGTGGAATGTGGCCTATGGGGCCCTCGTGACCTCGGCGACACTCACCGCACTGGGAACCTTCGACCGCTATCGCATGCGCGCCGGGCTGCCGAAGGTGGCCGTCACGGCGGTGGTGCCGAGTCCGTTCCACCATGCCGATGCAGGCGTGTTGCGGGTCCCGGATCTGAAGGCCGACCCGCGCAATGCCGCCGAGCACACGGCCGCGATCATCCGCGATTTGCCTGGGCTGGTGCAGGGTTCGCGGGGAACCCTGGTGCTGTTTTCCTCGCGTCGACAGATGCAGGACGTGTTCGACGGCCTGGAGCGCGACTGGCGCAAGCGTGTGTTCATCCAGGGCAACCTGTCCAAGCAGGAAACCCTCAACAAGCACAAGGCTCGGGTCGACAGTGGCGAGGAGAGCGTGCTGTTCGGTCTCGCCAGCTTCGCCGAAGGTGTCGACTTGCCTGGCGCCTATTGCGAGCACGTGGTGATCGCCAAGATTCCTTTCGCGGTACCGGATGATCCTGTCGAGGCCGCGCTGGCGGAGTGGATCGAAGCCCGTGGCGGCAACCCGTTCATGGAGATCTCCGTGCCCGATGCATCGCTGCGCCTGGTTCAGGCCTGCGGGCGCCTGCTACGTACCGAGGCGGATCGTGGCACCATCACCCTGTTGGATCGACGGGTGGTCACCCAGCGTTACGGCAAGGCGATTCTCAATGCGTTGCCGCCGTTTCGCCGAGAGATCTCCTGACTCCATCCCGGGGACGGCGAAAAAACAGGCACCAAAATCGTCCTTAATCGACATGCGGGCTTTGCGGTCAGGCCCCCATCTGGCGCACTATTGCCGCTCCGCGCGTGAAGCGCGGCATAGGGCTCGTGGCGGGACTGTCGCGGGTCATTTTTATCTGTCGAGTTGCGGGGAGAAGGGGTCTTGAAGGTCAACACCTGGCTGCTGTCGGCCGATCGTTCGGTGCAGTGCGACGCGCACGTGCCCACCGAGGGTCTGGTTTCCAAAGTACGGTCACTGTGCATCGCTGCAGCCCGTCCTCGACAACCCCTGACGATGGGACGTCTGGTTCTGGTCGCGCTGCTCGGCCTGCCGACCATGGGCCATGCCGCAGATCAACAGGAGCTGTTCAACTTCGTCCGGCCGATGGACGCGGTACAGATCGGTGGCGAAAACGCCTACCTGCCCAGCGTTACTGCGGAAAGCGCTGCCCAGGGCGAAATCCTGCGCCGCGCTACCTTCAACCCAAGCGAACGCCCGACGCTGCGGCTGACTCCGCAGAGTGGCAACTGGGACTGGTCCGAGTTCAGTGCCATGAGTTTGCGTGTGCAGAACGCCATGGATTGGGCGCTGACTGTCGATGTCACCATCGAAAGTGCCGACGGCAAGCGCCTGACCACCCAGATCGCCCTGCCAGCCGGGCCCGCGCAGACATTGCTGGTGCCGCTGGGGGCTACCTCGCCGCGTGCTCAGGGTATGCGTGCCGGGGCCGTGATGCCGTGGCGTTACGATGGTCGTCTGCTGCTGTTGGCGGAGACCGTCAATGGTGAGATCGACCCGGCGAAGGTCACTGCGGTGACGCTCTCCATCCCCAATCCTCAGGCTGCCCAGCATCTGTTGCTGGGACGTTTCGGTGTGCGCGACAGCGCCGATCTGGAAGACGCCTACCGCGGTATCGTCGATACCTATGGTCAGTTCACTCGCCGCGATTGGCCGGGCAAGATCAAGAACGACGATCAACTGCGCCAGGGTGTCGCTCAGGAAGACAAGCAACTGCAGGCCTGGCAGGCCGATCGCCCCCGGCAGGACAACTACGGTGGCTGGATCGGCGGCCCGTCCTTCGAGGCCACTGGCTTTTTCCGCACCGAGAAGCGGGCAGGGCGCTGGTTCCTGATCACGCCCGAGGGCAACCCCTTCTATTCCCTGGGGGTGAACACGGTCATCGGCAGCGAGAGCCAGACCTATATCGAAGGCCGTGAAAAGATGTTCAGCGCGCTGCCCGCCGAGGGCGAGCCGCTGGCCGCGTTCTACGGCAGCAGCGACAACCAGTCCGATACCGGCGCCAACCGCGGCCGTGCCTTCGACAGTGGTCGTTGGTACGATTTCTACAGCGCCAACCTGCAGCGCACATACGGCGCTCAGGACCCCAAGGTCTGGCGCGAGCGGGCACAGAATCGTCTGCAGGCCTGGGGCTTCAACACCCTGGGTAACTGGAGCGAGAACGATTTCGCCGTCGACAAACGCATGCCCTACAGCATCCCGCTGTCGATCCATGGCGACTACGCGACCATCAGCACCGGTATCGATTGGTGGGGCGGCATGCCTGACCCGTTCGATCCACGATTCGCCATGGCCGCCGAGCGCGCCATCGCCATCGCCACCCGTGACCATCGTGACGACCCCTGGGTGATGGGCTATTACGCCGACAACGAACTGGCCTGGGCCGGTCCGGCGGACGATCCGCTATCGCGCTACGCCCTGGCATACGCGACCCTGCGCCTGACCACCGACGTGCCGGCCAAGCGTGCGTTTCTGAAACAGCTGCGCGACAAGTACCGCAACCAGGAAGGGCTGTCCAAGGCCTGGGGTATCGAGCTGCAGGCCTGGGAACTGATGGAAGACCCTGGCTTCAAGGCGCCGCCGATCAACCCGGCCTACCCGGCCATTGAAAACGACATGAAGCGTTTTCTGCGTCTGTTCGCCGACACCTATTTCAAGACCATCGCCGACTCGCTCGACTGGCACACGCCGAATCATCTACTGCTCGGTGGTCGTTTCTCGGCGAGCATTCCCGAGGCCGTGGAAGCCTGTGCTCAATACTGTGACGTGCTGAGCTTCAATTTCTACACCCGCGAGCCGCAGCACGGTTACGACTTCGAGGCACTGCGCAAGCTGGACAAGCCGATGCTGGTCACCGAGTTCCATTTCGGCTCTCGCGACCGCGGCCCGTTCTGGGGCGGCGTATCCGAGGTCTACAAGGAGGAGGAGCGCGGCCCGGCCTATGCGCATTTCCTCGAGAAGGCCCTCGAAGAACCGCAGATCGTCGGTGTGCACTGGTTCCAGTACCTCGATCAGCCGGTAACCGGGCGCCTGCTCGATGGCGAGAACGGGCACCTGGGGCTGGTGGCGATCACCGACAGGCCGTGGGACGGTTTCGTCCAGGCTGTTCGCAAGGCCAACCTGGCCGTGCCGTCCAAGGTGCTCGAGGAGGCAGCCAAGGAGCCGCCAGCCGCAGCCGCTCCGGCCAAGGACGCGGCGGCCGAGCCTGAAGCCAAGCCGAGCGAAGCGACCACGCCTTAATCACCGGGGCGCCGGGTGAGCCTGGCGCCTCCCTCGCAGGAGCAAGCAGTGCAGATTCAGGGTTACTTCGACCTCAAGTTCGAAGCAGTGAAAGACGCCTTCGCCGATTTCTTCGACGATCCGCAGGAACGCGGTGCAGCGCTCTGCGTTCAGGTGGGCGGTGAAACCGTGGTGGATATCTGGGCCGGGGTCGCCGACAAGGACGGCCAGCAGGCCTGGCACAGCGATACCATCCTCAACCTGTTTTCCTGCACCAAGCCCTTCACGGCGGTTACCGCGCTGCAGTTGGTCGGCGAAGGCAAGCTGGAACTGGACGCACCGGTAGCCCGCTATTGGCCGGAGTTCGCGGCAGCAGGCAAAGAGCGCATCACCCTGCGCCATCTGCTCAGCCATCAGGCCGGGTTGCCGGCGATACGTGAGAGCTTGCCAGCCGAAGCCCTTTACGACTGGCAGACCATGACCCGCGCGCTGGCGGCCGAGGCACCCTGGTGGGCCCTGGGCGAAGGCCACGGCTATGCGCCGATCACCTATGGCTGGCTGGTCGGAGAATTGTTACGGCGTATTGAAGGGCGTGGCCCGGGCGAGTCGATCGTTGCACGCACCGCCAAGCCGTTGGGCTTGGACTTTCATGTCGGCCTGGCCGATGAGGAATTCCACCGGGTGGCGACGATCAGCCGTGGCAAGGGCAATGTCGGCGATGCCGCGGCCCAGCGCCTGCTCAAGACCATGATGAGCGATGCCCAGGCCCTGACCACCCGGGCGTTCGCCAACCCTCCCTCGATCATGACCAGCACCAACAAGCCGGAGTGGCGGCGCATGCAGCAGCCCGCCGCCAATGGCCACGGCAATGCCCGTAGCCTCGCTGGTTTCTACAGCGGTCTGCTCGATGGCAGCCTGCTCGACAGCGAGCTGCTGGCCGAACTCACCCGTGAGCACAGTGTCGGTGAGGACAGGACCTTGCTGACGTCGACCCGTTTCGGCCTTGGTTGCATGCTCGATCAGCCCGCCCTGGCCAATGCCACCTACGGCATGGGGCCGGGCGCATTCGGCCATCCCGGCGCGGGAGGTTCGACCGGTTTCGCGGACCCGCAGCGCGATGTGGCCGTGGGTTTCGTTACGAATAACCTGGGGCCGTTCGTCTTAATGGATCCGCGGGCACAGAAACTTGCAGGTATCTTATGCAAGTGTTTTTAACAATCGCGGCTAAACTCTTGCGTAATATGGCTTTTAGCTGCTGACTCCGGTTTGGCCGGGTGACTTCGACCGATTAGATGTGGATGACCGATGCTTTCCTATAAGACTTGCGCGCTGGCGCTTTGCGTACTGTTGACAGGTTGCTCCCTGTTCGAGAAGAAGGAAGACCCCAAGCCGGCGCCGATGCCGCCGCCCGAGGTTACCCAGGCCTGGCTCGATGAGTACGAGCCGCTGGTGCGCGAAGCGATCAAGGGCAGCAACTTCGAAATCGAACGTCGCGAGAACCTGCTGGTGGTCACCGCCCCGGTCAAGGGTTCGTTCAACCCTGACCGTCCAGGCATGCTGCTGCCGGTCACCCTCGGGCCGATCACCCGCGTAGCCAAGGTGCTGGAGAAGGACAACAAGGTCGGCGTGCTGGTATTGGGGCATGCCGATAGCAGCGGCGCGCTGGAAACCAACCGTGAGCTCAGCCATGAGCGTGCACGTGCCTTCACCGCCATCTTCCGCCTCAGCGGCCTCAAGCAGGATCGCCTGATGGTTCAGGGCATGGGCCCGGACATGCCGCGTGCAGCCAACGACAGCGCCAATGGTCGTGAGTTGAACCGCCGCGTGGAAATCCTGTTGACCCGTCAGGACACCCTGCGCGCATTGATCGCCCAGTACAGCCGGCCAGCTCCGGCCCCGGCGGCTACCGATGCCACCGCTGTGGCCGTGGCCGACAAGCCGGCAGCCAAGGCTGACGCAAAACCTGCAGCCAAGGCGGCGAGCAAGCCTGCAGCCAAGGCGGTGGCCAAGTCATCGGCCAAACCTGCAGCCAAGCCGGCGGCCAAGCCTGCCGCGAAGGCAGTAGCCAAGGCAGCCGACAAGCCTGCGGCCAAGAACACCACCAAGTTGGCCGACGCCAAGAAAGTGGTTGCTTCAGATCAAGCCAAATAGGCGTTACGCCTTTAGACTAGGGTCTCTGTCGCTTCCGAGAATACGCTCATGACACAGACCCTGGCCGACATGCGCCGTGACTACACCCGTGACGGCTTGAGCGAGGAACAGGCTCCACTGGAGCCCTTCTCGCTGTTCAGAAGCTGGTTCGCCGACGCGGTGAAGACCGAGCAACTTCCTGTAGAACCCAATGCCATGTCCCTGGCGACCGTCGATGCCGATGGTCGTCCGCACTGCCGTGTGCTGCTGCTCAAGGGGCTCGACGAGCAGGGTTTCACCTTCTTCAGCAATTACCAGAGCGCCAAAGGCGAGCAGTTGCAGGCCAACCCCTTCGCGGCGATGACTTTCTTCTGGCCGACCCTGGAGCGTCAGGTGCGTATCGAAGGTCGGGTAGAGCGGGTTTCGCCTGCCGAGTCCGATGCCTACTTTCAGGTGCGTCCGCTGGGCAGCCGCCTGGGTGCCTGGGCGTCGCCACAGAGCCGGGTGATCCATGATCGTGCCGAGCTGGAGGGGCTGCTGGCGCAGACCGAACGCCGCTTCGCCGACCAGGCTCCCGAGTGCCCGCCGCACTGGGGCGGATACCGCCTGCTGCCGGAGCGCATCGAGTTCTGGCAGGGCCGTGCCAGCCGTCTGCACGATCGCCTCGACTATCGCCGCGAGGGCGACGCCTGGTTGCGTCGGCGCCTGGCACCCTGACGTAGCCCCATGCCTCGCCATCGCTGCGGCGCATGGCATGTCGCCGGGTCTTTCATTCTGCCTACAATGGCGGCTTCCTTCCCGGAGGCCGCACGATGCTCGAACTCGACTCCACCCTGGCCCAGCACATCGTTGATCGAGCCATGGCCATCCTGCCGTACAACATCAACGTGATGGATGCTCAGGGCATGATCATCGGCAGCGGTGATCCGCTGCGCCTGCATACCCGGCATGAGGGGGCACAGCTGGTGCTGGCCAACCGTCGCGTCGTGGAGATCGACGAGCAGGCCGCAACCTGCCTGCGTGGCGTGCGGCCCGGCGTCAATCTGCCCTTGCTGCACGCCGACGCGCTGATCGGCGTATTGGGTATCACCGGAGCGCCCGAGGTGGTGAGGCCCTATGCCGAGCTGGTGCGCATGGCCGCGGAGATGCTGGTCGAGCAACGCCAGGTACAGGCCGAGCGCCACTGGCAGCGGCATCAGCTGGATGCCTGGCTGCGTCAGCTGTTCGATCCGTCGGTTGCCCTGGGTACTTTGGCGGCTGATGCCGAGCGTCAGGGCCTGGCACTCGGCTGGCCGCGTCAGGTGTGTCTGCTGGAGTTGCAGGAGCAGGGCGAGCCCCTGGCGCAGCAGGCCCGCCTGCTCGGTGCGCTGAGCGGCAAGAGCGAGCACCTGTGCGCACCATTGGGAATGCGCGAATTGCTCTGGTGCCGCCCGTTGGCGGCGGGCCGTACCGACAGCCATTGGCTGGCAAGCGCCGACGAGCGTGACTGGGGCGTGGCTCGCCTGTTGGTCAGCGACCCGGTGCAGTCCCTCGGGCAATTGCGCCAGGCCTGTCTGGCCTTGCGCGATCTGCAGGCTTTCGCCCGGGCACGTTATCCGTCGCAGCGCCTGATCTGCCTGGAGGAGCATCGCCTGCCGACACTGCTCTACGCACAGCGCAACAGCTGGTTGCTGCAAGGCTGGCTGGCGCCGTTGAAGCAGGTGCTGGCCCAGGATGGCAGCGGCGCTCTTCGTGAGACGCTCGAGGCCTGGTGTGCCCATGACGGCCAGGTGCAGAGTTGTGCCGCTGCCCTGGGGATTCATCGCAATACCCTGCGTTA encodes:
- the dinG gene encoding ATP-dependent DNA helicase DinG; its protein translation is MLSTELKSQIQGAYSRFLESKGLKPRYGQRLMIAEIAKVLGTIKTDDEERRLGEPAVVAVEAGTGTGKTVAYSMAAIPIAKAAGKRLVIATATVALQEQIVHKDLPDLMRNSGLSFSFALAKGRGRYLCLSKLDVLLQEGQAQSSTAQLFEEEGFRIDVDEAGQKLFTSMIEKLAGNKWDGDRDSWPEELEDSRWAQLTTDHSQCTSRHCPNFGQCAFYKAREGMGKVDVIVTNHDMVLADLALGGGAVLPDPRDTLYVFDEGHHLPDKAIGHFAHFTRLRSTADWLEQIAKNLAKLLAQHPLPGDLGRLIEQVPELARELKTHQQFMFSACEQLADFKPGEDMEGRERPRHRFIGGVVPEHLIELGLELKKGFSKLTDLFTGVTEKLKEAMDGETGNGIASHQAEEWYPLFGSLLARAKGTWELWLAFTSEDPEDSPPMARWLTLAESGALFDIEVNASPILAAETLRRNLWNVAYGALVTSATLTALGTFDRYRMRAGLPKVAVTAVVPSPFHHADAGVLRVPDLKADPRNAAEHTAAIIRDLPGLVQGSRGTLVLFSSRRQMQDVFDGLERDWRKRVFIQGNLSKQETLNKHKARVDSGEESVLFGLASFAEGVDLPGAYCEHVVIAKIPFAVPDDPVEAALAEWIEARGGNPFMEISVPDASLRLVQACGRLLRTEADRGTITLLDRRVVTQRYGKAILNALPPFRREIS
- a CDS encoding sugar diacid recognition domain-containing protein, translated to MLELDSTLAQHIVDRAMAILPYNINVMDAQGMIIGSGDPLRLHTRHEGAQLVLANRRVVEIDEQAATCLRGVRPGVNLPLLHADALIGVLGITGAPEVVRPYAELVRMAAEMLVEQRQVQAERHWQRHQLDAWLRQLFDPSVALGTLAADAERQGLALGWPRQVCLLELQEQGEPLAQQARLLGALSGKSEHLCAPLGMRELLWCRPLAAGRTDSHWLASADERDWGVARLLVSDPVQSLGQLRQACLALRDLQAFARARYPSQRLICLEEHRLPTLLYAQRNSWLLQGWLAPLKQVLAQDGSGALRETLEAWCAHDGQVQSCAAALGIHRNTLRYRLERIAELSGVELTRLDRRLQLSLGLGLIEPG
- the pdxH gene encoding pyridoxamine 5'-phosphate oxidase gives rise to the protein MTQTLADMRRDYTRDGLSEEQAPLEPFSLFRSWFADAVKTEQLPVEPNAMSLATVDADGRPHCRVLLLKGLDEQGFTFFSNYQSAKGEQLQANPFAAMTFFWPTLERQVRIEGRVERVSPAESDAYFQVRPLGSRLGAWASPQSRVIHDRAELEGLLAQTERRFADQAPECPPHWGGYRLLPERIEFWQGRASRLHDRLDYRREGDAWLRRRLAP
- a CDS encoding collagen-like protein yields the protein MRKLILLAALCCPLLALGEAVIEVDSHNFMRLPAQGSVLQLQRLTIADNGTLLVPVGVSELRIDELYLGHNAQIAIAPSNESLHLDIGSGEIASGAQISAPGAPGTAQRAAVPGRTLVIRLQAVNTDQWLLDARGGRGAPGYAGLDGADGKAGGCAWGQASEGHDGQNGTDGHPGAPGGQVRLEVPADFPVERLQARLEGGAGGPAGSAGIAGTGGASKGCWIYSTSGARDGRPGMAGQPGAAGQDGRLDVVRF
- a CDS encoding EstA family serine hydrolase, which produces MQIQGYFDLKFEAVKDAFADFFDDPQERGAALCVQVGGETVVDIWAGVADKDGQQAWHSDTILNLFSCTKPFTAVTALQLVGEGKLELDAPVARYWPEFAAAGKERITLRHLLSHQAGLPAIRESLPAEALYDWQTMTRALAAEAPWWALGEGHGYAPITYGWLVGELLRRIEGRGPGESIVARTAKPLGLDFHVGLADEEFHRVATISRGKGNVGDAAAQRLLKTMMSDAQALTTRAFANPPSIMTSTNKPEWRRMQQPAANGHGNARSLAGFYSGLLDGSLLDSELLAELTREHSVGEDRTLLTSTRFGLGCMLDQPALANATYGMGPGAFGHPGAGGSTGFADPQRDVAVGFVTNNLGPFVLMDPRAQKLAGILCKCF
- a CDS encoding DUF1145 domain-containing protein, with product MKTIAGLGKLLATLFWCVVLANLIDPYAQPFAQLLTLAGAAVLALHVIELALFNGLLRGQPRVAVARAQVLAFGIFHLWTLPAFASTALQVSPEETAHA
- a CDS encoding CopD family protein; translation: MQPYSLIYTLHLLAALVWVGGMFFAWMVLRPATGATLQPAERLTLWLDVFRRFFVWVWVAVLLLPISGVGMLHMGFSGFDGAPRYVNVMMGLYLAMLALFLRIQALQLPALRRAVQAQDWPAGGVVLGRIRRLVAINLSLGLVVVAIAAARPSL
- a CDS encoding beta-agarase; its protein translation is MGRLVLVALLGLPTMGHAADQQELFNFVRPMDAVQIGGENAYLPSVTAESAAQGEILRRATFNPSERPTLRLTPQSGNWDWSEFSAMSLRVQNAMDWALTVDVTIESADGKRLTTQIALPAGPAQTLLVPLGATSPRAQGMRAGAVMPWRYDGRLLLLAETVNGEIDPAKVTAVTLSIPNPQAAQHLLLGRFGVRDSADLEDAYRGIVDTYGQFTRRDWPGKIKNDDQLRQGVAQEDKQLQAWQADRPRQDNYGGWIGGPSFEATGFFRTEKRAGRWFLITPEGNPFYSLGVNTVIGSESQTYIEGREKMFSALPAEGEPLAAFYGSSDNQSDTGANRGRAFDSGRWYDFYSANLQRTYGAQDPKVWRERAQNRLQAWGFNTLGNWSENDFAVDKRMPYSIPLSIHGDYATISTGIDWWGGMPDPFDPRFAMAAERAIAIATRDHRDDPWVMGYYADNELAWAGPADDPLSRYALAYATLRLTTDVPAKRAFLKQLRDKYRNQEGLSKAWGIELQAWELMEDPGFKAPPINPAYPAIENDMKRFLRLFADTYFKTIADSLDWHTPNHLLLGGRFSASIPEAVEACAQYCDVLSFNFYTREPQHGYDFEALRKLDKPMLVTEFHFGSRDRGPFWGGVSEVYKEEERGPAYAHFLEKALEEPQIVGVHWFQYLDQPVTGRLLDGENGHLGLVAITDRPWDGFVQAVRKANLAVPSKVLEEAAKEPPAAAAPAKDAAAEPEAKPSEATTP